The Perca flavescens isolate YP-PL-M2 chromosome 23, PFLA_1.0, whole genome shotgun sequence genome has a window encoding:
- the fam3c gene encoding protein FAM3C isoform X1 has product MVRAGGLLKFAALIFAFLLAVFLAFQLLEINLDFKLSSVISRSMPVNEGSAKPVRYKCGLSKSCPLGHFAFKMTSGAASVVGPRICLEDKLLMSGVKNNVGRGINIALVDGRTGDAIKTEFFDMWAGDVAPFIKFLKEIDEGTVVMMASFDDPSTKLNDEARKLIADLGSSAVSNLGFRDNWIFVGGKGIKTKSPFEQHIKNSADTNKFEGWPEVLEMEGCVPQRQD; this is encoded by the exons ATGGTCAGGGCTGGCG GTCTTTTGAAGTTTGCAGCGCTCATCTTTGCATTCCTCCTAGCAGTCTTTCTGGCTTTTCAGCTGCTAGAGATCAACCTCGACTTCAAACTGAGCAGTGTGATTT CAAGATCTATGCCAGTGAATGAAGGCT CAGCAAAGCCAGTCAGGTACAAGTGTGGGCTGTCCAAGTCATGTCCACTTGGACACTTTGCCTTCAAGATGACGAGTGGCGCGGCCAGTGTGGTGGGGCCCAGAATCTGTCTGGAGGACAAATT ACTAATGAGCGGTGTGAAGAACAACGTGGGGAGAGGAATCAACATTGCCCTGGTTGATG GGAGAACAGGGGACGCTATTAAGACCGAGTTTTTTGATATGTGGGCAGGAG ATGTGGCTCCCTTCATTAAATTCCTGAAGGAAATTGATGAAGGGACAGTCGTGATGATGGCTTCATTTGATGATCCCTCAACAAA ACTCAATGATGAAGCCAGGAAGCTAATTGCTGATCTGGGTAGCTCAGCTGTCAGTAATTTGGGCTTTCGCGATAACTGGATCTTTGTCGGAGGGAAAGGCATCAAGACCAAGAGTCCGTTTGAGCAG CATATAAAGAACAGTGCAGACACTAACAAATTTGAGGGATGGCCCGAGGTGTTGGAGATGGAAGGCTGCGTGCCTCAGAGGCAGGACTGA
- the fam3c gene encoding protein FAM3C isoform X2 — protein sequence MPVNEGSAKPVRYKCGLSKSCPLGHFAFKMTSGAASVVGPRICLEDKLLMSGVKNNVGRGINIALVDGRTGDAIKTEFFDMWAGDVAPFIKFLKEIDEGTVVMMASFDDPSTKLNDEARKLIADLGSSAVSNLGFRDNWIFVGGKGIKTKSPFEQHIKNSADTNKFEGWPEVLEMEGCVPQRQD from the exons ATGCCAGTGAATGAAGGCT CAGCAAAGCCAGTCAGGTACAAGTGTGGGCTGTCCAAGTCATGTCCACTTGGACACTTTGCCTTCAAGATGACGAGTGGCGCGGCCAGTGTGGTGGGGCCCAGAATCTGTCTGGAGGACAAATT ACTAATGAGCGGTGTGAAGAACAACGTGGGGAGAGGAATCAACATTGCCCTGGTTGATG GGAGAACAGGGGACGCTATTAAGACCGAGTTTTTTGATATGTGGGCAGGAG ATGTGGCTCCCTTCATTAAATTCCTGAAGGAAATTGATGAAGGGACAGTCGTGATGATGGCTTCATTTGATGATCCCTCAACAAA ACTCAATGATGAAGCCAGGAAGCTAATTGCTGATCTGGGTAGCTCAGCTGTCAGTAATTTGGGCTTTCGCGATAACTGGATCTTTGTCGGAGGGAAAGGCATCAAGACCAAGAGTCCGTTTGAGCAG CATATAAAGAACAGTGCAGACACTAACAAATTTGAGGGATGGCCCGAGGTGTTGGAGATGGAAGGCTGCGTGCCTCAGAGGCAGGACTGA
- the si:dkey-159a18.1 gene encoding sortilin: MIWRLVVLGGVCVLLLGAEGSSRGGRTVTFHRPQQDESQGQARARPRRDMSSSSGTPRPFHGPPFTSCRTPLNPVEHKVLDDNTYETGFNGDDGSHVILTWVGDGTGVVLVLSTFSAPIDTFLEGGSSRLYRSMDYAKSFHDISHRINNTFIREEFGVSVGPGSSGQVILTADVPVVDNPGGVIFTSTDAGATFKYIQLPFHLAEPITYHFLNPDYLVALSIDDSLWLSLDFGAKWTKVHDGVHSFSWGAGINLFFSYSRTDTVYANERGDLVLKRTKDLGQTFTTIHEDIYSFGYIGAFLFFSVMEDSRSPRVMYFSSDQGDTFSRALLPSASTEQFYSILDGDEDMLFMHVDNPGDTFFGTMYTSDDRGILFSKSLERHLFDGQRKSDFTNITSLRGVYLTNKLDKDGRIRSVISFNRGGAWRQLNKPDNVECGEQVKNVCYCNLHIHGEHSRKNNIIPMLALSEPTAIGLVIAHGTVGDSLSSSQHPDVFVSSDGGYNWRGTLKGPHHYSILDSGGLIVAVEAQHEGQVKTIKFSTDEGQCWKSYNFTVQPFFFAGLASEPGTKAMNVSVWGFRPEEDGQPMWVAVTIDFQSLITRECNDQDYEEWLAHATVGGELEREGCLLGVRETYRRLKKQSLCRNGRGFVVSKKQSPCLCTREDYLCDYGYYRHVNTSECVRQPSAANKTLELCLNGEEDELLTAGYRKVPSDRCEGGFSPQHAVQTVINPCGVKTSPGPPARSSSPVTHFDTPRERLVLILVCAGAGVIVLIAIVSAVFAVKRVVYRNRAPVYRFSNLQILDEANGIPADLESATSSNGTACGQDSDDDLIK, translated from the exons ATGATCTGGAGACTTGTGGTCCTCGGTGGGGTGTGCGTCCTTCTTCTGGGTGCTGAAGGCAGCAGCCGCGGGGGGAGGACGGTGACTTTCCACCGGCCTCAGCAGGATGAGAGCCAGGGCCAAGCGCGCGCACGACCCAGGAGGGACATGAGCAGCTCCTCCGGCACCCCCAGGCCTTTTCACGGTCCTCCCTTCACCTCCTGCCGGACCCCCCTCAACCCCGTCGAGCACAAGGTTCTGGATGACAATACGTATGAG ACAGGGTTTAACGGTGATGATGGCTCCCATGTAATTCTCACATGGGTGGGCGATGGTACAGGG GTTGTCCTAGTGCTGTCAACATTTAGTGCTCCAATAGATACTTTCCTAGAAGGCGGCTCCTCAAGACTTTATCGAAG CATGGATTATGCAAAATCCTTCCATGACATTTCCCATCGGATCAACAACACCTTCATAAGGGAGGAGTTTGGAGTCAGTGTTGGACCAGGGAGCTCTG gacaGGTGATACTGACAGCAGACGTACCGGTGGTGGACAACCCAGGCGGGGTCATCTTCACCTCCACGGATGCCGGTGCAACCTTTAAGTACATCCAACTGCCCTTCCACCTGGCTGAGCCAATCACGTACCACTTCCTCAACCCTGACTACCTTGTGGCCCTCAGCATTGAT GACAGTCTGTGGCTTTCTCTGGACTTTGGCGCTAAGTGGACAAAAGTTCATGATGGAGTGCATTCTTTCTCATG GGGGGCCGgcattaatttgttttttagctACAGTCGAACAGACACAG TTTATGCAAATGAGAGGGGGGATTTAGTGCTGAAGAGGACAAAGGATCTGGGGCAGACCTTCACCACAATCCACGAGGACATCTACAGTTTTGGCTACATCGGtgcctttctcttcttctctgtgaTGGAAGATTCG AGATCCCCTCGTGTCATGTATTTTTCATCGGACCAAGGAGATACCTTCAGCCGAGCGCTGCTCCCCTCCGCCTCCACCGAGCAG ttcTACTCCATCCTGGATGGAGATGAAGATATGCTTTTCATGCATGTGGACAACCCAGGAG ACACTTTCTTTGGAACCATGTACACATCAGATGACCGCGGCATCCTGTTCTCCAAATCACTGGAGCGCCACCTGTTTGACGGGCAGAGGAAGAGTGATTTCACCAACATAACGTCACTGAGAGGAGTCTACCTCACTAATAAACTAGACAAGG ATGGCCGTATAAGATCCGTCATTTCCTTTAATAGAGGTGGGGCGTGGAGGCAACTTAACAAACCTGACAATGTGGAATGTGGCGAGCAAGTGAAGAATGTATGTTAT TGCAACCTTCATATTCATGGAGAGCACAGTCGCAAAAACAACATCATTCCCATGCTGGCTCTGTCTGAGCCAACTGCAATTGGTCTGGTTATCGCTCATG gTACTGTGGGTGACTCTTTGTCATCGTCGCAGCATCCAGATGTGTTCGTCTCCTCGGACGGGGGTTATAACTGGAGGGGCACACTCAAGGGTCCTCACCACTACAGCATATTGGACTCTGGGGGTCTCATTGTGGCTGTGGAGGCCCAGCATGAAGGACAAGTCAAGACTATCAA GTTCTCTACAGATGAGGGCCAGTGCTGGAAGTCCTACAACTTCACCGTGCAGCCTTTCTTCTTTGCAGGCCTGGCATCCGAGCCGGGGACCAAGGCCATGAACGTCAGCGTGTGGGGCTTCCGGCCTGAGGAGGACGGCCAGCCCATGTGGGTGGCCGTCACCATTGATTTCCAGAGCCTCATTACAAGAGAGT GTAATGACCAGGACTATGAAGAGTGGTTGGCCCATGCTACAGTTGGAGGGGAGTTGGAGAGAGAGGGCTGTCTCTTGGGTGTCAGAGAGACATACAGGAGGCTAAAGAAACAATCTTTGTGCAGAAACGGGCGAGGCTTTGTGGTGAGCAAGAAGCAAAGCCCCTGCCTGTGCACCAGAGAAGATTACTTATG CGACTACGGTTACTATCGCCATGTGAACACCTCCGAGTGTGTGAGACAACCCAGCGCTGCAAATAAAACCTTGGAGCTCTGTCTGAATGGAGAGGAGGATGAGCTGCTGACAGCCGG GTACCGTAAGGTCCCGAGTGATCGTTGTGAGGGGGGATTCAGCCCTCAGCATGCAGTGCAGACAGTCATCAACCCCTGTGGTGTTAAAACCAGCCCTGGCCCACCTGCCAGATCCTCGTCTCCTGTCACACACTTTGACACACCG CGAGAGAGGCTGGTGTTGATCCTGGTGTGTGCAGGAGCAGGAGTCATTGTCCTGATAGCGATAGTTTCAGCCGTCTTTGCTGTCAAGAGGGTGGTTTACAGAAACAG GGCACCCGTGTATCGTTTCTCAAACCTCCAGATTCTGGATGAAGCTAATGGCATCCCAGCTGATCTTGAAAGCGCCACCAGCAGCAATGGCACGGCTTGCGGGCAGGACTCAGATGAT GATCTTATTAAGTGA